The Halalkalibacter krulwichiae genome has a segment encoding these proteins:
- a CDS encoding EscU/YscU/HrcU family type III secretion system export apparatus switch protein has protein sequence MKSERKQAVALRYRSDIDHSPKVIGKGAGLKAEEIIALAIENNIPIQEDVSLVELLSKLEVNQAIPEELYEVVAEIFAFIYRIDQNH, from the coding sequence ATGAAATCTGAAAGAAAACAAGCGGTAGCACTTCGTTATCGCTCAGATATCGACCATTCACCGAAAGTGATTGGAAAAGGAGCTGGATTAAAGGCAGAAGAGATCATCGCACTGGCAATAGAGAACAACATTCCAATCCAAGAAGATGTTTCTTTAGTTGAGTTACTAAGCAAACTTGAAGTTAATCAAGCTATTCCTGAGGAATTATATGAAGTAGTTGCTGAAATATTTGCTTTTATTTATCGCATTGATCAAAACCATTAA
- a CDS encoding ribonuclease HII, with product MSLSIKEVEQKLFTTDQRNDAFVDSLKTDKRKGVQSLLKRYEAMITRVERLEKMHEEMTQYEVSLRNQGFLSIAGLDEVGRGPLAGPVVAAAVVLPEDFKLLGLTDSKKLSKDRREEYAQVIKEQAVAFTIEMVHATEIDKLNIYESTKLAMTRAVQNLTINTDHLLLDAMTLKLPVQQTSLIKGDQKSLTIAASSVLAKVARDQYMDEVDKEYPGYGFSKHVGYGTKEHLDALKKLGVMKEHRRSFRPIKDLIE from the coding sequence GTGAGTCTATCCATTAAAGAAGTAGAACAGAAATTATTTACAACGGATCAGAGAAATGACGCATTTGTAGATTCTTTGAAAACAGATAAGAGAAAAGGTGTTCAAAGCTTATTAAAGCGCTATGAAGCAATGATTACTAGAGTTGAACGTCTAGAAAAAATGCATGAAGAGATGACACAGTACGAAGTGAGTCTACGCAATCAAGGTTTTTTATCCATTGCGGGACTAGATGAAGTAGGGCGTGGACCTCTTGCAGGGCCTGTTGTTGCAGCTGCAGTTGTATTGCCTGAAGACTTTAAATTATTGGGTTTGACAGACTCTAAGAAATTAAGTAAGGATAGAAGAGAAGAATATGCTCAAGTCATCAAAGAACAAGCTGTTGCATTCACGATTGAAATGGTTCATGCAACAGAGATAGATAAATTAAACATCTATGAATCTACTAAGCTAGCAATGACAAGAGCTGTACAGAACTTAACTATAAACACAGATCATCTGTTATTAGATGCAATGACACTAAAATTACCAGTTCAGCAAACTTCACTAATTAAAGGGGACCAAAAAAGTTTAACGATAGCGGCAAGCTCTGTATTAGCAAAAGTTGCAAGAGATCAATATATGGATGAAGTCGATAAGGAGTATCCAGGATATGGATTTAGCAAACATGTTGGTTATGGTACAAAAGAGCATTTAGATGCTCTAAAAAAACTAGGTGTAATGAAGGAACACCGAAGAAGCTTCCGCCCAATAAAAGATTTGATAGAGTAA
- the ylqF gene encoding ribosome biogenesis GTPase YlqF produces the protein MTIQWFPGHMAKARREVTEKLKFIDVVIELLDARIPLASRNPMIDDLVSHKPRLILLNKADLADPAVTSSWKAYFEEKGATVLSINAQNGKGTEKIPNACKVLAKPIIEKMVSKGMKPRAIRAMILGIPNVGKSTLINRLASKRTAQVGDRPGVTKRQQWIKVGTDLELLDTPGILWPKFEDQVIGYRLAATGAIKDELLDFQDIALFLLNYLKDYYPNLIQERYKLEEVPEEGLALFDEIGKKRGCLLAGGYVDYDKAAEIILREMRSGTLGRISLERPEALAGEEAK, from the coding sequence TTGACGATTCAATGGTTTCCTGGACATATGGCAAAGGCCCGTCGGGAAGTAACTGAAAAATTAAAGTTTATTGATGTAGTAATTGAGCTTCTTGATGCGAGAATTCCGTTAGCCTCTCGTAATCCAATGATTGACGACTTGGTTTCACATAAGCCAAGATTAATATTATTGAATAAAGCAGACCTAGCCGATCCAGCTGTTACGTCAAGCTGGAAAGCTTATTTTGAAGAAAAAGGTGCAACGGTACTTTCTATTAATGCACAAAATGGAAAAGGAACAGAGAAAATTCCTAATGCGTGTAAAGTATTGGCGAAGCCAATTATTGAAAAGATGGTATCAAAGGGAATGAAGCCTCGAGCGATCCGTGCTATGATACTTGGAATTCCTAACGTTGGGAAATCAACCTTAATTAATCGGCTGGCTTCAAAACGTACAGCGCAAGTAGGAGATCGTCCTGGTGTAACAAAAAGACAGCAATGGATTAAAGTAGGAACTGATTTAGAATTACTTGATACACCTGGTATATTATGGCCAAAATTTGAAGATCAAGTCATAGGCTATCGATTGGCGGCTACTGGAGCAATCAAAGACGAGCTCCTTGACTTTCAAGATATAGCTTTATTCTTATTGAATTATTTGAAAGACTATTATCCAAACCTTATTCAAGAGCGTTATAAGTTGGAAGAGGTCCCAGAAGAGGGGCTTGCTTTATTTGATGAAATTGGAAAAAAACGAGGGTGTCTCCTTGCTGGTGGCTATGTTGATTATGATAAGGCTGCTGAAATTATATTGCGTGAAATGAGATCTGGCACATTAGGTCGTATTTCGTTAGAGAGACCAGAAGCGTTAGCCGGTGAAGAAGCCAAGTAG
- the lepB gene encoding signal peptidase I: MSEGKKESWEWLKAVVIALVLAFVIRQFLFAPVIVDGESMMPTLEHNDRMIVNKISYVFGNPERFDIIVFHAPAGKDYIKRVIGLPGDVIEYRDDVLYVNGEAIEEPFLDELKLAYSGDRLTRDFQAVTVPENELFVLGDNRGRSKDSRDIGTIHIDEVIGKANIVFWPIPNIRMAN; the protein is encoded by the coding sequence ATGAGTGAGGGGAAGAAGGAATCTTGGGAGTGGCTGAAAGCGGTCGTTATAGCACTTGTCCTTGCATTTGTAATCCGTCAGTTTTTATTTGCACCAGTTATTGTTGATGGAGAATCAATGATGCCAACGCTTGAACATAACGATAGAATGATTGTTAATAAAATTAGTTATGTCTTTGGTAATCCTGAGAGGTTTGATATTATTGTTTTTCATGCGCCTGCAGGGAAAGACTATATAAAACGAGTGATTGGTTTGCCAGGAGATGTAATTGAATATCGTGATGATGTTCTATACGTCAATGGTGAGGCGATTGAAGAGCCTTTTTTAGATGAGTTAAAATTAGCATACAGTGGAGATCGATTGACAAGAGATTTCCAAGCTGTGACAGTTCCAGAAAATGAATTGTTTGTATTAGGTGATAATAGAGGTAGAAGTAAGGATAGTAGAGATATTGGAACCATTCATATTGATGAAGTGATTGGTAAAGCTAATATTGTGTTTTGGCCAATTCCAAATATTCGAATGGCTAATTAG
- the rplS gene encoding 50S ribosomal protein L19, with protein MNNIIREITSEQLRSDLPAFRPGDTLVIHVKVVEGTRERIQLFEGVVIKRRGTGISETFTARKISYGVGVERTFPLHSPKIAKIEVKRRGKVRRAKLYYLRSLRGKKARIKEIR; from the coding sequence ATGAACAACATTATCCGTGAAATTACAAGTGAGCAACTACGTAGTGATCTTCCAGCGTTTCGTCCTGGTGATACTTTAGTTATCCACGTTAAAGTTGTTGAGGGAACTCGTGAGCGTATTCAGTTATTCGAAGGCGTTGTTATCAAACGTCGTGGTACTGGTATCAGCGAAACTTTCACAGCTCGTAAGATTTCGTACGGTGTAGGAGTTGAACGTACATTCCCATTACATTCACCTAAGATTGCTAAGATCGAAGTGAAGCGTCGCGGTAAAGTACGTCGTGCTAAACTTTACTATCTTCGTAGTCTACGTGGTAAAAAAGCTCGTATTAAAGAAATTCGATAA
- the trmD gene encoding tRNA (guanosine(37)-N1)-methyltransferase TrmD, with protein sequence MRIDILSLFPEMFKGVFGSSILKNAQDGGHVTYQVTDFRDFADNKHKKVDDYPYGGGAGMVLRAQPIFDAVEHVRQNDPESKPRIILLCPQGERFTQKKAEELSKEKHLILLCGHYEGYDERVREFLVTDEISIGDFVLTGGELGAMIIADSVTRLLPGVLGNEESAITDSYSTGLLEHPHYTRPAEYRGMKVPDVLLSGHHANIEEWRSRESLKRTWKRRPDLIKAKTLNEKEKQWIKEFVDESNCY encoded by the coding sequence ATGAGAATAGATATTCTCTCACTTTTTCCGGAGATGTTTAAAGGGGTGTTTGGATCGTCCATTTTAAAAAACGCACAGGACGGAGGTCATGTGACATACCAAGTGACAGACTTTCGCGATTTCGCTGATAATAAGCATAAAAAGGTTGATGACTATCCCTACGGCGGGGGTGCGGGGATGGTGTTGCGAGCACAACCTATTTTTGATGCAGTGGAGCATGTGAGACAAAATGATCCAGAAAGTAAACCACGTATTATTCTTCTTTGCCCACAAGGAGAGAGATTTACTCAAAAAAAAGCAGAAGAGCTTTCCAAGGAAAAGCACCTTATTTTACTTTGTGGCCACTATGAGGGTTATGATGAGCGGGTACGAGAATTTTTAGTGACCGATGAAATTTCAATAGGAGATTTCGTATTAACGGGTGGAGAACTTGGGGCGATGATTATTGCTGATAGTGTGACACGACTGTTACCAGGTGTTCTAGGCAACGAAGAATCAGCAATTACCGATTCCTATTCAACAGGTTTATTGGAACATCCTCATTATACGCGCCCGGCTGAGTATAGGGGAATGAAGGTGCCTGATGTTCTTTTGTCTGGTCACCATGCTAATATTGAAGAGTGGCGGTCTCGTGAGTCATTAAAGCGCACTTGGAAAAGAAGGCCCGATCTAATAAAAGCTAAAACGCTGAACGAGAAAGAGAAGCAATGGATAAAGGAATTTGTAGATGAAAGCAATTGCTATTAA
- the rimM gene encoding ribosome maturation factor RimM (Essential for efficient processing of 16S rRNA), with the protein MTEWYKVGKIVNTHGVKGEVRVISSTDFAEDRYAIGSELMIKHDDKGENIHVVVRHHRLHKNFDLLQFEDYHSINEVEPLKGATLYVSGEQLDELDEGEFYYHEIIGCKVFTESDEELGKIKEIIETGANDVWVIQRKGPGKDILIPYIEDVVKEIDVWNKVIRIHVMEGLVE; encoded by the coding sequence ATGACGGAATGGTATAAAGTCGGAAAAATTGTGAATACGCACGGAGTAAAAGGCGAAGTTCGTGTCATTTCTTCAACAGATTTTGCAGAGGATCGTTATGCGATAGGTTCAGAATTAATGATTAAACATGATGACAAAGGTGAGAATATACATGTTGTCGTTCGTCATCATCGTTTGCATAAAAATTTTGATTTGCTTCAATTTGAAGATTACCATTCTATTAATGAAGTTGAGCCACTTAAAGGAGCCACTTTATATGTGTCAGGTGAGCAACTTGACGAGCTAGATGAAGGTGAATTTTATTATCATGAAATTATAGGCTGTAAAGTCTTTACTGAAAGTGATGAGGAATTAGGAAAAATCAAGGAAATTATTGAAACTGGAGCGAATGACGTGTGGGTAATTCAACGAAAAGGTCCAGGAAAAGATATACTGATCCCTTATATTGAAGATGTTGTTAAGGAGATTGATGTCTGGAATAAGGTGATTCGCATTCATGTCATGGAAGGATTGGTTGAATGA
- a CDS encoding YlqD family protein, giving the protein MMRVIRNVNVKHVVTKKKKAQIIQQFQGELVQSKREVDQLTFQLHKALRDANESSHLKIKEKYEQELTQRKERVKLLHFKLEQVEKLEIGTEIQEEQVKSIIDIHVGDRWSEQPAEIVIKDGIVQEIREGRYNG; this is encoded by the coding sequence ATGATGAGAGTCATACGGAATGTTAACGTCAAGCATGTTGTTACGAAGAAAAAGAAAGCTCAAATCATTCAACAATTTCAAGGAGAGTTAGTTCAAAGTAAACGTGAGGTTGATCAACTAACTTTTCAATTACATAAAGCTCTTCGGGATGCAAATGAATCATCTCATTTAAAGATAAAAGAAAAATACGAACAAGAATTAACCCAACGAAAAGAAAGAGTGAAGCTTCTACATTTTAAGTTAGAACAAGTCGAGAAACTTGAAATAGGAACTGAAATACAAGAAGAACAAGTTAAAAGCATCATTGATATACACGTCGGCGACAGATGGTCTGAGCAGCCAGCTGAAATTGTTATTAAAGATGGTATTGTTCAAGAAATTCGAGAAGGAAGGTATAATGGATGA
- a CDS encoding KH domain-containing protein gives MKALVEHIVKSLVDHADYVQVDEVNEGQTLNIRLTVHPDDMGKVIGKQGRTARAIRTVLYASSPNQRVRLDIVD, from the coding sequence ATGAAAGCGTTAGTTGAACACATTGTTAAATCACTTGTAGACCACGCTGACTACGTTCAAGTTGATGAAGTAAATGAGGGTCAAACCCTTAACATACGGTTAACCGTTCATCCTGATGATATGGGGAAAGTGATAGGAAAACAAGGTCGAACAGCTAGAGCGATAAGGACTGTATTATACGCTTCATCGCCAAACCAGCGAGTTCGATTAGACATCGTGGATTAG
- the rpsP gene encoding 30S ribosomal protein S16: MAVKIRLKRMGSKKAPFYRVVVADSRAPRDGRFIEEIGTYNPLTQPAKVEISEEKALDWMLKGAKPSDTVRNLFSKEGLMEKLHNAKNQK, from the coding sequence ATGGCAGTAAAAATTCGTTTAAAGCGTATGGGTTCAAAGAAAGCCCCATTTTATCGTGTAGTAGTAGCAGATTCACGCGCACCGCGTGATGGACGTTTCATCGAAGAGATTGGAACGTACAACCCATTAACTCAACCAGCTAAGGTTGAAATTTCTGAAGAAAAAGCTCTTGACTGGATGTTAAAAGGTGCTAAACCTTCTGATACAGTTCGTAACCTTTTCTCTAAAGAAGGATTAATGGAAAAGCTTCACAACGCAAAAAACCAAAAGTAA
- the ffh gene encoding signal recognition particle protein produces the protein MAFEGLAERLQETLTKIRGKGKVSEQDVKDMMREVRLALLEADVNFKVVKKFIADVKEKALGQEVMKSLTPGQQVIKVVNEELTSLMGGEQSKIAVAPKAPTVVMMVGLQGAGKTTTTAKLANHLRKKHNRNPLLVAADIYRPAAIKQLETLGKQLNMPVFSLGDQVSPIEIAKQAIAKAKEDHHDYVLIDTAGRLHIDETLMAELQGVKDIAKPDEILLVVDAMTGQDAVNVAESFNEQLDVTGVVLTKLDGDTRGGAALSVKAVTNTPIKFAGMGEKIDQLEPFHPDRMASRILGMGDVLSLIEKAQSNVDEEKARELEKKMRTMDFTFDDFLEQLDQVRNMGPLDEILGMMPGFNKAKGMKDLQVDDKQINKVEAIVRSMTKQEKKDPSLMNASRRRRIAKGSGTTIQDVNRLLKQFEDMKKMMKQMTGMTSGKGKKRGKGLGGFKLPF, from the coding sequence ATGGCTTTTGAAGGTTTAGCGGAGCGACTGCAAGAAACGTTAACGAAAATCCGTGGTAAAGGGAAGGTAAGTGAACAAGACGTAAAGGATATGATGCGTGAAGTTCGACTTGCTCTGCTTGAGGCGGATGTGAACTTTAAAGTTGTTAAGAAATTTATTGCAGATGTGAAAGAGAAAGCGCTTGGCCAAGAAGTAATGAAAAGCTTAACACCCGGGCAACAAGTTATTAAAGTAGTAAATGAAGAGTTAACTTCTTTAATGGGTGGGGAGCAAAGTAAGATTGCTGTTGCACCTAAAGCGCCTACTGTAGTCATGATGGTAGGGTTGCAAGGTGCCGGTAAAACAACAACAACAGCAAAACTTGCGAATCATCTTAGAAAGAAACATAATCGCAATCCACTTTTAGTAGCAGCTGATATCTATCGTCCAGCTGCGATTAAGCAGTTAGAAACGTTAGGTAAGCAATTGAATATGCCTGTTTTTTCACTGGGTGATCAAGTTAGTCCCATTGAAATTGCAAAGCAAGCAATTGCAAAAGCGAAAGAAGATCATCATGATTATGTTTTAATAGATACAGCAGGTCGCTTGCATATCGATGAAACATTGATGGCTGAATTACAAGGAGTTAAAGACATCGCTAAACCTGATGAAATTCTACTTGTAGTTGATGCAATGACTGGACAAGATGCTGTAAATGTAGCTGAGAGTTTCAATGAACAACTTGATGTTACAGGAGTTGTATTAACGAAACTAGATGGCGATACACGTGGTGGTGCTGCGTTATCGGTCAAAGCGGTTACGAATACACCAATTAAATTCGCTGGTATGGGGGAAAAAATCGATCAACTCGAACCGTTTCACCCTGATCGCATGGCTTCGAGAATACTAGGTATGGGAGATGTGCTTTCGTTAATTGAAAAAGCACAATCTAATGTCGATGAAGAGAAGGCTCGAGAGCTTGAGAAAAAAATGCGAACGATGGATTTTACATTTGATGATTTCTTAGAGCAGCTTGATCAAGTTCGAAATATGGGTCCATTAGATGAAATACTTGGTATGATGCCTGGTTTTAATAAAGCAAAAGGCATGAAAGATTTGCAAGTCGATGACAAGCAAATTAATAAAGTTGAAGCAATTGTTCGCTCCATGACAAAACAAGAGAAGAAAGATCCAAGTTTAATGAATGCGAGCAGACGTCGTCGAATTGCAAAAGGGAGCGGGACAACAATTCAAGATGTAAACCGCCTTCTCAAACAATTTGAAGACATGAAAAAAATGATGAAACAAATGACTGGTATGACCTCTGGAAAAGGTAAGAAAAGAGGGAAAGGTCTTGGAGGCTTCAAGCTTCCATTTTAA
- a CDS encoding putative DNA-binding protein, which produces MNYLFDFYQSLLTQKQRKYMSLYYLDDFSLGEIAEEFEVSRQAVYDNIKRTEAMLEDYEDKLKLLLKFEKRAELVAQMKVAMENNATPEEIMSLLDSLEKLD; this is translated from the coding sequence ATGAATTACTTATTCGATTTCTACCAGTCATTGCTAACACAGAAACAGCGTAAGTATATGTCTTTATATTACTTGGATGATTTCTCGTTAGGTGAAATTGCTGAAGAATTTGAAGTTAGTCGTCAAGCTGTATATGACAATATAAAGCGGACTGAAGCGATGCTTGAAGACTACGAAGACAAGTTAAAGCTCCTCTTAAAATTTGAAAAGCGGGCAGAACTTGTTGCTCAGATGAAAGTAGCAATGGAAAATAACGCGACTCCTGAAGAGATCATGTCACTGCTTGACTCTCTTGAGAAATTGGACTAG
- the ftsY gene encoding signal recognition particle-docking protein FtsY gives MSFFKKLKEKITNQTTDVTDKFKTGLEKTRDSFVGKMNELVYKYRKVDEDFFEELEELLISSDVGVTTVMELIDDLKDEVRLRNIKDTKEIQPVISEKLAELLEKEGDDKRLNIQENGMTVVLVVGVNGVGKTTSIGKLAHYLKGQGKSVMLAAGDTFRAGAIEQLEVWGERVGVDVIKQQEGSDPAAVMYDALQAAKSRNIDVLLCDTAGRLQNKVNLMKELEKVKRVIEREVPGAPHEVLLVLDATTGQNAMSQAKTFGQSTDVSGIVLTKLDGTAKGGIVLAIRHELDIPVKFVGLGEKIDDLQEFEAEQFVYGLFRELVEAEVEEES, from the coding sequence ATGAGCTTTTTTAAGAAGTTAAAAGAAAAAATAACAAATCAAACGACAGACGTAACGGATAAATTTAAAACGGGTCTAGAAAAAACGAGAGATTCTTTCGTCGGGAAAATGAATGAACTCGTTTATAAATACCGAAAAGTTGACGAAGACTTTTTTGAAGAGCTAGAAGAACTATTAATAAGTTCTGATGTGGGTGTAACAACAGTAATGGAATTAATTGATGACCTTAAAGATGAAGTGCGCCTTCGTAATATTAAAGACACGAAAGAGATTCAGCCAGTTATTTCTGAGAAATTGGCTGAACTACTTGAAAAAGAAGGCGACGATAAACGTCTAAATATACAAGAAAATGGAATGACTGTCGTTTTAGTTGTAGGTGTAAATGGAGTTGGTAAAACGACATCTATTGGAAAACTTGCTCATTATCTAAAAGGGCAAGGGAAATCAGTCATGTTGGCAGCTGGTGATACATTTAGAGCAGGTGCAATTGAACAGCTTGAAGTTTGGGGAGAGAGAGTTGGAGTTGATGTAATTAAGCAACAAGAAGGCTCGGATCCAGCGGCAGTAATGTATGATGCGTTACAGGCGGCTAAGTCGCGTAATATTGATGTATTGTTATGCGATACGGCAGGACGCTTACAAAACAAAGTTAATTTAATGAAAGAGCTTGAGAAAGTAAAACGAGTCATTGAGAGAGAAGTTCCAGGAGCACCGCATGAAGTATTATTGGTACTTGATGCAACTACAGGACAAAATGCAATGTCTCAAGCAAAAACATTTGGTCAGTCAACGGACGTTTCTGGAATCGTTTTAACAAAGTTAGATGGGACGGCAAAAGGAGGAATTGTCCTTGCGATCCGGCATGAACTAGATATTCCAGTGAAATTCGTTGGACTAGGAGAAAAAATTGACGATTTACAGGAATTTGAGGCAGAACAGTTTGTTTATGGGCTGTTTCGTGAGCTAGTTGAGGCAGAAGTAGAAGAAGAATCTTGA